The DNA region AGCAGCGCGGTGCGGCGCAGCAACCCGGGGTCGTACACCGAGCCCCAGCTGCGCGGTGGCCGGCCGGCCTGCCCGTCCTCGACGGGTTCGAGTACCACCAGGCGGGGGTGGTCCTCGGGCCTCGCCCATGCCGGGCGGCCGCTCCGGCCGCGGGCGTGGCGCCGCGCGCGGCCCGCCCGCTGGAGCAGTTGCGCAAGCGGCGCGAGATCGCTCACGACCAGGTCGAAGTCGAGGTCGAGGGACTGCTCGACGACCTGGGTGGCCACCAGGACGGAGGCCGGACGCGGCGCGGCGATGTCCTGCGGCGTCCGGGGCTTGCCGTACGCGGCCTCGCACGCGTCGGTGATGCGCTGCCGGTCGCGGGCCGGAAAATGGGAGTGCAGCAGCCTGAGGCCGCCGTCCGCTTTCGCCAGGTCGGGGAAGGCGGCGCGCAGATCGCGGTACGTGCGCTGGGCCTCGGCGACGGTGGTGCAGCACACCAGCGCGGTGCCGCCGTCCTGGACGACCGGAGCGAGAGCCTCGCGCAGGGCAGCTCGACGACCTCCCGGCCGCGGCCCGCTCTCCGGAGCGTCGGCGACGTCCCATGCGACGGGCCGGGTCTCGATCTCGACGGTGCGGGTACGTTCGCCGGCCGTGGCGCGCGGCGCTGCGACCTCGCCGCCGGCCGCGGCGGCGAACAGCCAGCCGGGATAACGGGGTTCGACTGCCGTCGCGCCCTGGAAGCCGGCGCCGCGGCGGTAAGCGTCCACCAGCGATGCGGCGGTGCGGCCCGTCAGCGTCGCCGAGAGCAGCACGACGGGCGCGCGGAAGGCGCCGAGCCATTCGAGCAGCCGCGTCAGCAGCTTGTGCATCCACGGCCCGTACGCGTGCGCCTCGTCGACGACGAAGACCTTGTCCGAGAGCCCGAACAGCCGCAGCGCGCTGTACGACACGGGGAGCACCGCGGTCAGGGCCTGGTCGATGGTGCCCGTGCCCAGCGGAGCCAACAGCCCGCGTTTCGCCCCTCGCAGCCACTCCCCCGCCGCCACCGCGGTGGCCGGCCCGGCGCTCAACTCGCCGTTGTCCGCGGCGTCGTGCGGCGCGTTGCGCGCGTCCCCGTCACCGTCCTCGGGCGCCGCAGTCGGCTCGGAGTTGTAGGCGGCGTTCAGCCATGCCGTCGAGTGCAGCAGGGTCAGCGCGCGATCGCCCGACAGTGCCCGTTCGGCGAACTGCGCGACGCGCGGATACATTCCGTTCGCGGTGGCCATCGTCGGAAGGGCGAAGTAGAAGCCGCGGGCGTCGGCCGCCCGGCCCAGTTCCGCCGCGGCGAACAACGCCGCCTCCGTTTTGCCGTCGCCCGTCGGCGCGGTCACGAGGACGAGCCCGGGGCCGTGCTCGGCGACCAGAGTCGGCAGATGTTCCGCCAGGTCGGCCTGCAAGGGGTTGGGCGTGAACGGGAACATCGACGCGAAGCCGACCGTCTCGAACCGGGCGCGTCCCAGCCGCGCTTCGGCCACGAGTTGGCCGGCGACCTTGCTCGCGCCCTCCCAATGCGCGTCCAGCTCCGCCGGAGTCGCCCGCCAGCCCGGTGCGGGCAGCCGCGGCTCGATCGCGTGCGTCTGGCTGGCAAGCCAGTCCGACACCACCACCAAGCCGGTGACGACGACAGCCAGTTCGGCGGGAAGTCCGGCCTTGGGCACGGCCGCGGCACCGGTGATCCGCCGCAGTTGTACGAAGTGGCGCCGCCGCTGCTCCTCCCATCCGTCCTCACCCAGTCCCGGTTGGTACGCGCTCGCCGCCGCCAGCTCCTTCGGCTTCAGCGGCGCTCCGTACCATCCGTGGTGGCCGCCCAGCATCTGCGCCACCTGATGGCTCACCGCGCGCCTGGGAATCCTCCCGCCTCCCGGATACCCCACCTCGTCGAACAGGCCGGCCAGCGCCCAGTGCGTCCCCATCTCGTGCCGGAACGCCCGCAACGCGTCGGCGCCAGGAGCGAACAGATACTCCGGCTCCCCCTTGATCCGCGCGAACTCCGCCGGGACCTGCGCCTGGAACGGCGGCGTGATCTTCCCCAGGTCGTGCAGCCCCGCCCAGAACGCCCCGGCCGCCCGCGCCTCGGCGACGTCCAGCCCCAGCGCTCCCGCCAGCCTGCCCCGCATCTGCGCGCCCAGCAACTCGTCCCACAGGACGAGGAACACCGCCGCGGTGTCCAACAGGTGGCACACCACGGGATACGCCCGCGACAGCCCCTTCTCCTTGCCCCACAACCGACAGTCCAACGCCCCGCCACCCGGCGGAACTTCGCTCACCAACCCCATGCCGAAGGGATAGCACCGCCCACTGACAAAGCCGCCCCGCCTCGGATGATCTGCGCACAATCGCCGAGCCGCCCGTAGACTCCCGGACCATGACCACCCGGACGCCCCTCGACGCGGCACGAGGCCCCGCAGCCCATAACGACATGGCAAAGCCTCTATAGACCCGCAGGTCAGGAAGGGTGCTCTCCGCGCGAGCGGAGGTGATCCGGGACTGATCGTGTACGCGGCGCCGGGTAACACGTGCTCTCCGCGCGAGCGGAGGTGATCCCCTCCTTCCCCCGGGCGAAGGATTGGCGACAATGTGCTCTCCGCGCGAGCGGAGGTGATCCGGCGGACAAGACCGCCCGCGGCTGGTTCGCCAAGTGCTCTCCGCGCGAGCGGAGGTGATCCGTACTCGTTGAGCATGTTCAGCCGAGTCTCGTTGTGCTCTCCGCGCGAGCGGAGGTGATCCGCGCTGCTCGTCGCAGCCCTGGAACTTGCCCGCGTGCTCTCCGCGCGAGCGGAGGTGATCCGGAACTCCGTGCCGAGAACGACCGCTTGAGGGCGTGCTCTCCGCGCGAGCGGAGGTGATCCGATCGCGTCATCCGCCACCTGGTCCTGCATGTAGTGCTCTCCGCGCGAGCGGAGGTGATCCGAGGCCATCAGTCACCGAAGCCTGGCGCGACGCGTGCTCTCCGCGCGAGCGGAGGTGATCCGGTGACCGAGGCCGAGGCCCGCGTTCAGCGGCTGTGCTCTCCGCGCGAGCGGAGGTGATCCGCTGGCGCTGGAGGATCTCGTCGCGCACATGCAGTGCTCTCCGCGCGAGCGGAGGTGATCCGCGGCCGAGCGGCCGGGAGTTGCGCGAGCACACGTGCTCTCCGCGCGAGCGGAGGTGATCCGCACGCCTCACCGATTTCACCGGAGCGGAGATCGTGCTCTCCGCGCGAGCGGAGGTGATCCGAGCGCATCGAGGATCATCTGCTGCTCGGGGTCGTGCTCTCCGCGCGAGCGGAGGTGATCCGCTCCGCTGAAGGACTGGATCGAGCTGATGTGGGTGCTCTCCGCGCGAGCGGAGGTGATCCGAAGCCCCGCGACCGCGCCACGGTCCGGGGAGTGTGCTCTCCGCGCGAGCGGAGGTGATCCGGTTCCCGCAGGTCAGTCCGGGCGTCAAGGAGTGTGCTCTCCGCGCGAGCGGAGGTGATCCGCCGCCGCCCGTGCGACCGCGCCGACCGCTGCTGTGCTCTCCGCGCGAGCGGAGGTGATCCGGGTCTGTCCGTGGCCGTCGCGGCAGTGCCGGCGTGCTCTCCGCGCGAGCGGAGGTGATCCGGAGGTCTCGGTGCCGCCGCCGTTGGCCAGACCGTGCTCTCCGCGCGAGCGGAGGTGATCCGCAGCGCGATCGGCGGAATCAGCGGCAGGATCGGTGCTCTCCGCGCGAGCGGAGGTGATCCGGCGCGCAGGCCGGGCCGCCAGTACAGCCCCTTGTGCTCTCCGCGCGAGCGGAGGTGATCCGGCGGCAGCGCATGTGATCTTGAGTGGGGCGCGGTGCTCTCCGCGCGAGCGGAGGTGATCCGCTCGTCACCGAGTTCCAGCAGCGCGAGACTCTGTGCTCTCCGCGCGAGCGGAGGTGATCCGTAGCCGTTCTCGCACCCGGCGGGGCAGGGGTCGTGCTCTCCGCGCGAGCGGAGGTGATCCGCTGGTGAGCAGGACGCCGGACTTCGCGTCCGTGTGCTCTCCGCGCGAGCGGAGGTGATCCGGCCGCCCGGCCCGCGACGTCGTGGTGTCCTACGTGCTCTCCGCGCGAGCGGAGGTGATCCGTGAACCGGGGCCGCAGCCGCCACAGCCGCGTGCTCTCCGCGCGAGCGGAGGTGATCCGCTGACCGGCGCGCTCGGCAGCGTGGGGGCGCTGTGCTCTCCGCGCGAGCGGAGGTGATCCGTACCTGTGCCGCCCCTGCTGGTTCGCGCTGCCGTGCTCTCCGCGCGAGCGGAGGTGATCCGTCGGCGTGCGAGTCGGTCATGAGGATCGTGATGTGCTCTCCGCGCGAGCGGAGGTGATCCGAACGTCCTGGCCCCGGGTTTCATGCCGGAGCTGTGCTCTCCGCGCGAGCGGAGGTGATCCGGAGGTCGAGGAGATCGCCGCCGACGAGGGCCGGTGCTCTCCGCGCGAGCGGAGGTGATCCGGAATTCGCAAGACTCCCCGCGGCCCGGCACCCGTGCTCTCCGCGCGAGCGGAGGTGATCCGGACTGGCTGTCCTCGTCGAAGCCCTGCACCAGGTGCTCTCCGCGCGAGCGGAGGTGATCCGCTCGTCACGATGCTCGGCGTGCCCGCTCAGGAGTGCTCTCCGCGCGAGCGGAGGTGATCCCGCCTCCGCGGCACTGACGGGGTGCGGGGTGCCGTGCTCTCCGCGCGAGCGGAGGTGATCCGATCGACCCGGGCCCGTGGGCGTGCCCCGAATGGTGCTCTCCGCGCGAGCGGAGGTGATCCGCCCCCGCCGGACACCACGTACGACGAGTACATGTGCTCTCCGCGCGAGCGGAGGTGATCCGGGTGGCCTGTCGGAGTTCGGCGACCTGATGGCGTGCTCTCCGCGCGAGCGGAGGTGATCCCCGGTGCTGGGGACAAGGGGTCTGAGCTGCCGGGTGCTCTCCGCGCGAGCGGAGGTGATCCCGCCTCCGCGGCACTGACGGGGTGCGGGGTGCCGTGCTCTCCGCGCGAGCGGAGGTGATCCGATCGACCCGGGCCCGTGGGCGTGCCCCGAATGGTGCTCTCCGCGCGAGCGGAGGTGATCCGCCCCCGCCGGACACCACGTACGACGAGTACATGTGCTCTCCGCGCGAGCGGAGGTGATCCGGGTGGCCTGTCGGAGTTCGGCGACCTGATGGCGTGCTCTCCGCGCGAGCGGAGGTGATCCCCGGTGCTGGGCACCGGTGTCCTTGTCGTCGGTCTCTGCTCTCGGCGCGAGCGGAGGTGATCCGCCTGGCGAGCTGATCTACGCCGAGACGATTCTGTGCTCTCCGCGCGAGCGGAGGTGATCCGGACTTCAGGGAGTCCTTCGTCTCCAGGATCTTGTGCTCTCCGGGCGAGCGGAGGTGATCCGTAGCCGTCGACGTCGCCAATGTCGAGGCGGCCGTGCTCTCCGCGCGAGCGGAGGTGATCCGGTCCGTGACCAGATGCTCATGGACCACGGCCTGTGCTCTCCGCGCGAGCGGAGGTGATCCGCCCGCCCCGCCCATCACCCTGACCCGACCCGAGTGCTCTCCGCGCGAGCGGAGGTGATCCGGTGCAGGCGGCCCTCAATCAGGCTGACCCCAAGTGCTCTCCGCGCGAGCGGAGGTGATCCGGTGACGGTCTTCCCGGCGCCGGTCGGCAGGACGTGCTCTCCGCACGAGCGGAGGTGATCCGGTCAACGGCAATCCCGAGCGTGTCGAGATGCAGTGCTCTCCGCGCGAGCGGAGGTGATCCGCCCTGCGCCTTGATCTGCATGTCGTCGGCGGTGTGCTCTCCGCGCGAGCGGAGGTGATCCGACGAACCCCCGCGGCCTGGCAGGGCCCGGGGGAACGGGGGCTCGGAGGCAGTCGACCTCGAGAGGGCTGATCCCGTGGATGTTCGAGTCAGCCTGACAGCAACGGGAGGGCGGCTGGTGCAGGTTCTCCGGTGCACCAGCCTCACTCTTCCGGTCCGGCCAGGATGAAGTCGTCCTGGGTCAGCTCGGCTTGGAGCCTGCGTTCGGCGATGGCGGCGTAGTGGTCGGACAGTTCGATGCCGACGAAGTGGCGGCCTTCGCGCAGGGCGGCGACTCCGGTGGTGCCGCTGCCGGTGAAGGGATCGAGGACGGTGCCGCCTTCGGGGCAGATGCGGACGAGCTGCCGCATGACCTCGATCGGTTTCTGGGTGATGTGGACCCGGTCCTTGCGGGGCTGGGAGGCGATGAAGTGGCCGGGCAGGTAGAGGTTGCGGCTGTGGTCGAGGGTGCCCTTGACGCCCCAGGTGATGAACTCCGCGGCCTGTTTGAAGCCGCCCTTACGGGGACGGCTGGCGGGTTTGATCCAGGGGATGGTGCCGGACCAGGTCCAGCCGGCCATCTGGAGGGCGTCGCTGGTGGTGGGTTCCTGGCGCCAGTCGGAGAAGACTGCGGCGACCGCGTGCTCGACCGCGGTGCGGTAGGACTCGGTGAGCAGTTCGGTCAGCCAGGAGCGGTACGAGCGCTGGTCGCGGTTCTCGCCGGGGAAGTCGGCCAGGTCGTGCGCGCTTCCCGCGGTGACGTACCTGGCTCGGGCAGTGCGGCCGGTGCGATCGGAGCTGGTGCGCCCGCCGCTGTTGTACGGCGGGTCGGTGATGACGGCGTGCACGGACTGGTCGGGGATCGTCTTGAGCACGGTGAGGGCGTCGCCTCGGTGCAGCGTGTAGGTCATGCGCGGGGCCTTTCGGGGCGCGAGAGAGCTGCCCGATCCGGGGAATGCCAAGGCAGCTGTTCGGAGCGGGGGTTGCGCCGGAGGGTAGCCGTGAATTCCGGACCGTCCTAACGAGACCGGGCCCGCTTCACAGCCCGCGCAGAGGTCATTTGGCGCGTCCGGATTTCCGGTCTACTGTCTCGCCACGTCACCGGAGCGGAGCACCGCTTCACCCCGGTTGACCTGTGCTGATCCGTGTTCGCGTATCCAATCGCGTCGCCGGAAAGGCACGTTCACTCATCGAGCCGGCTTTCCACCCTCGCCAGGGGGTCTGTTGTGTATCAC from Actinacidiphila sp. DG2A-62 includes:
- a CDS encoding CRISPR-associated endonuclease Cas3'', translated to MGLVSEVPPGGGALDCRLWGKEKGLSRAYPVVCHLLDTAAVFLVLWDELLGAQMRGRLAGALGLDVAEARAAGAFWAGLHDLGKITPPFQAQVPAEFARIKGEPEYLFAPGADALRAFRHEMGTHWALAGLFDEVGYPGGGRIPRRAVSHQVAQMLGGHHGWYGAPLKPKELAAASAYQPGLGEDGWEEQRRRHFVQLRRITGAAAVPKAGLPAELAVVVTGLVVVSDWLASQTHAIEPRLPAPGWRATPAELDAHWEGASKVAGQLVAEARLGRARFETVGFASMFPFTPNPLQADLAEHLPTLVAEHGPGLVLVTAPTGDGKTEAALFAAAELGRAADARGFYFALPTMATANGMYPRVAQFAERALSGDRALTLLHSTAWLNAAYNSEPTAAPEDGDGDARNAPHDAADNGELSAGPATAVAAGEWLRGAKRGLLAPLGTGTIDQALTAVLPVSYSALRLFGLSDKVFVVDEAHAYGPWMHKLLTRLLEWLGAFRAPVVLLSATLTGRTAASLVDAYRRGAGFQGATAVEPRYPGWLFAAAAGGEVAAPRATAGERTRTVEIETRPVAWDVADAPESGPRPGGRRAALREALAPVVQDGGTALVCCTTVAEAQRTYRDLRAAFPDLAKADGGLRLLHSHFPARDRQRITDACEAAYGKPRTPQDIAAPRPASVLVATQVVEQSLDLDFDLVVSDLAPLAQLLQRAGRARRHARGRSGRPAWARPEDHPRLVVLEPVEDGQAGRPPRSWGSVYDPGLLRRTALLLDDCAAAGIAVPTDVQRLVDLVYAPDFVDGLDEAAAREIRRMDAERLAEQTAEEHLAEIVDICGPADVDGNLYLLSRAEPGVTEELLTTRLGADTGRALCVYEQHDGSLTLDPQGAVPLPRSAAPVPRRDVVRVMEHVAPVPGKWLRGEGDTVAPPAAWAKQALLRDVVLLRMRPSSGEPLTWECPFGGWIIASSPEGLERKAG
- a CDS encoding DNA-methyltransferase, with translation MTYTLHRGDALTVLKTIPDQSVHAVITDPPYNSGGRTSSDRTGRTARARYVTAGSAHDLADFPGENRDQRSYRSWLTELLTESYRTAVEHAVAAVFSDWRQEPTTSDALQMAGWTWSGTIPWIKPASRPRKGGFKQAAEFITWGVKGTLDHSRNLYLPGHFIASQPRKDRVHITQKPIEVMRQLVRICPEGGTVLDPFTGSGTTGVAALREGRHFVGIELSDHYAAIAERRLQAELTQDDFILAGPEE